From Diospyros lotus cultivar Yz01 chromosome 4, ASM1463336v1, whole genome shotgun sequence, a single genomic window includes:
- the LOC127800348 gene encoding pyruvate, phosphate dikinase, chloroplastic isoform X1: MSATVKDMIIARSRVALKHKYGDQSQFDTQRGGRSTVHVNRLAGRARPVRCQELQISANGFGNLKQGKQLQAILTPVSDPAPTTKKRVFTFGKGKSEGNKGMKSLLGGKGANLAEMASIGLSVPPGLTISTEACQEYQLNGKKLPDGLWEEILEGLESVEEDMGAFLGDPSKPLLLSVRSGAAISMPGMMDTVLNLGLNDEVVAGLAAKSGERFAYDSYRRFLDMFGDVVMGISHSLFEEKLENLKNVKGVKLDTELTASDLKELVEQYKSVYIEARGENFPSDPKKQLQLAIKAVFDSWDSSRAIKYRSINQITGLKGTAVNIQCMVFGNMGNTSGTGVLFTRNPSTGEKKLYGEFLINAQGEDVVAGIRTPEHLDTMENCMPDAYKELVENCEILERHYKDMMDIEFTVQDNRLWMLQCRSGKRTGKCAVKIAVDMVNEGLVDTRTAIKMVEPQHLDQLLHPQFEDPSAYKDKVVAKGLPASPGAAVGQVVFSADDAEAWHAQGKSAILVRTETSPEDVGGMHVATGILTARGGMTSHAAVVARGWGKCCVSGCADIRVNDAEKVVLVGDKVIHEGEWISLNGSTGEVILGKQPLSPPALSGDLEIFMSWADKIRRIKVMANADTPEDAFTARNNGAEGIGLCRTEHMFFASDERIKAVRKMIMAVTLEQRKAALDLLLPYQRSDFEGIFRAMDGLPVTIRLLDPPLHEFLPEGDLEHIVHELTADTGMTEDDVYSRIEKLSEVNPMLGFRGCRLGISYPELTEMQVRAIFQAAVNMSNQGVKIFPEIMVPLIGTPQELGHQVRLIRDVAKKVFSEMGSSLGYKVGTMIEIPRAALVADEIAKEAEFFSFGTNDLTQMTFGYSRDDVGKFLPIYLSKGILQHDPFEVLDQKGVGQLIKLATEKGRAARPSLKVGICGEHGGEPSSVAFFAEAGLDYVSCSPFRVPIARLAAAQVAV, translated from the exons ATGTCTGCAACTGTGAAGGATATGATTATTGCAAGGTCGAGAGTGGCGTTGAAGCACAAGTATGGAGATCAGAGCCAGTTTGATACTCAGAGAGGGGGCCGGTCCACGGTTCATGTGAACCGGCTGGCCGGTCGTGCCCGGCCGGTTCGGTGTCAGGAGCTGCAGATCAGTGCAAATGGATTTGGCAACTTGAAGCAGGGGAAGCAGCTGCAAGCCATCCTGACTCCGGTTTCAGATCCTGCACCAACTACCAAGAAG AGAGTGTTTACCTTTGGCAAGGGGAAGAGTGAAGGCAACAAGGGCATGAAGTCCTTG TTGGGAGGTAAAGGAGCAAACTTGGCAGAAATGGCGAGCATTGGTTTGTCAGTGCCACCAGGGCTTACAATATCAACAGAAGCATGCCAAGAGTATCAGCTCAATGGCAAAAAACTACCAGATGGACTGTGGGAAGAGATATTGGAAGGCTTAGAGAGCGTTGAAGAGGACATGGGGGCATTTCTGGGTGACCCTTCAAAGCCACTCCTCCTTTCTGTCCGCTCTGGCGCCGCT ATTTCCATGCCTGGCATGATGGACACCGTTCTCAACCTTGGACTGAATGATGAAGTGGTTGCTGGTTTGGCTGCAAAAAGTGGAGAGCGATTCGCGTACGACTCATACAGACGCTTTCTGGACATGTTTGGAGATGTT GTAATGGGAATTTCACATTCATTATTTGAGGAGaaactggaaaatttgaagaatgTGAAAGGTGTCAAGCTTGATACTGAACTTACAGCCTCCGATCTTAAAGAGCTAGTGGAACAATACAAGAGTGTTTATATTGAAGCAAGGGGGGAAAATTTTCCTTCAG ACCCAAAGAAACAATTGCAGTTGGCTATCAAGGCGGTTTTTGATTCCTGGGACAGTTCGAGAGCCATCAAGTATCGGAGCATTAACCAGATAACTGGGTTAAAGGGTACAGCAGTAAACATTCAATGCATGGTGTTTGGAAACATGGGAAATACATCAGGGACAGGGGTCCTCTTCACTAGGAATCCGAGCACTGGTGAAAAGAAGCTCTATGGGGAGTTTCTGATCAATGCCCAG GGAGAGGATGTAGTAGCTGGAATAAGAACACCAGAGCACTTGGACACCATGGAAAACTGCATGCCTGACGCTTACAAGGAGCTTGTGGAGAACTGTGAAATTTTAGAACGACATTACAAGGATATGATG GATATAGAATTCACGGTTCAAGATAATAGGCTTTGGATGCTGCAATGCCGTTCAGGCAAGCGTACAGGAAAATGTGCAGTGAAGATTGCTGTAGACATGGTTAATGAAGGCCTTGTTGACACTCGCACTGCAATCAAGATGGTGGAACCACAGCATCTCGATCAACTCCTCCATCCCCAG TTTGAAGATCCATCAGCTTACAAAGACAAAGTAGTTGCCAAGGGGTTGCCTGCATCTCCGGGAGCTGCTGTGGGGCAGGTTGTATTCAGTGCTGATGATGCTGAAGCATGGCATGCACAAGGAAAGAGTGCCATCTTG GTGAGGACAGAAACAAGTCCAGAGGATGTGGGTGGTATGCATGTAGCCACTGGGATATTGACAGCTAGAGGTGGCATGACATCTCATGCAGCTGTTGTAGCCCGAGGATGGGGAAAGTGCTGTGTTTCTGGTTGTGCTGATATCCGTGTTAATGATGCTGAGAAG GTTGTTTTGGTTGGAGACAAGGTTATTCATGAAGGAGAATGGATTTCACTCAATGGTTCCACAGGAGAGGTGATCTTAGGCAAACAACCACTCTCCCCTCCGGCTCTGAGTGGCGATTTGGAGATCTTCATGTCTTGGGCTGACAAAATAAGGCGTATCAAG GTTATGGCAAATGCTGACACCCCAGAAGATGCATTCACAGCAAGAAATAATGGGGCCGAAGGAATTGGACTTTGCAGGACAGAACACATG TTCTTCGCTTCTGATGAGAGGATAAAAGCTGTGAGAAAGATGATAATGGCTGTAACACTGGAACAGAGGAAGGCAGCATTGGACCTGTTGTTACCTTATCAAAGATCAGACTTTGAGGGCATTTTCCGAGCAATGGATG GTCTGCCGGTGACAATTCGGCTGTTAGACCCTCCACTCCATGAATTTCTACCAGAAGGTGACTTGGAGCACATTGTGCATGAACTAACTGCAGACACTGGCATGACAGAAGATGATGTTTACTCGAGGATTGAGAAATTATCTGAAGTAAATCCCATGCTTGGTTTTCGAGGTTGCAG GCTAGGCATATCTTACCCGGAGCTAACAGAAATGCAAGTGCGAGCTATATTTCAGGCTGCTGTGAACATGAGCAACCAAGGAGTCAAGATCTTCCCAGAGATAATGGTTCCCCTTATTGGAACACCCCAG GAGCTAGGACATCAAGTACGTTTGATTCGCGATGTTGCAAAGAAAGTGTTCTCAGAGATGGGTTCCTCATTGGGCTACAAAGTTGGGACCATGATTGAAATTCCTAGAGCTGCTCTGGTTGCAGATGAG ATTGCAAAGGAGGCAGAATTCTTCTCCTTTGGGACCAATGATCTCACCCAAATGACATTCGGCTACAGTAGAGATGATGTCGGCAAATTTCTCCCCATATACCTATCTAAAGGCATTCTCCAACATGATCCATTTGAG GTACTCGATCAGAAAGGCGTGGGTCAACTCATCAAGCTTGCCACCGAAAAAGGCCGAGCAGCTAGGCCAAGCTTGAAG GTCGGCATATGCGGGGAGCATGGCGGGGAGCCTTCTTCTGTTGCATTCTTTGCAGAGGCTGGACTTGACTATGTTTCTTGCTCTCCCTTCAG GGTGCCGATTGCCAGGCTAGCTGCAGCTCAAGTTGCTGTCTGA
- the LOC127800202 gene encoding putative E3 ubiquitin-protein ligase RF298, translating into MASMVAKASSTASQVLPVMPVQEKGSRNKRKFRADPPLGDPNKTLSLTQSECASYEFSAEKFEATPIHGHPSGCEMCSVSQDHSDALKLDLGLSPALGSSEMCPSRSEEETEAADGFHDADWSDLTESQLEELVLSNLDTIFKSAIRKIVACGFSEEVATKAVLRSGLCYGCKDTVSNIVDNTLAFLRSGQEFDPSREHCFEDLQQMEKYILAELVCVLQEVRPFFSTGDAMWCLLICDMNVSHACAMDCESLSGLAGDGVPSWNNSVPTQSQSRTETKNSELSLPSPCKPSPSVACAHTCQCETAAMPSIPFVHSSQSETPTVPVFPNLIKQKNSFVLNGLVPEKLTSIPASDGVDKSFGAVGTMQSHAPEEKFAGSRKISGISKREYILRQKSLHLEKSYRTYGSKGSSRAGKVSSLGGLILDKKLKSLSDSPGINVKSASLKLRQTMGIDVPQDNVNHTSSTNVVGLSSPEVLNLETVNTLSTLPKTSVPSTIPTASTPTSLSAADTELSLSLATKGNSDSSSISSNVETPNCSYARVPYDKLLGQCFPQVKKDEMMLKLVSRVRELQNQLQEWTEWANQKVMQAARRLSKDKAELKTLRQEKEEVERLKKEKQTLEENTMKKLSEMENALCKASGQVEGANAAVRRLEVENAALRQEMEGAKLQAAQSAASCQEVLMREKKTLMKFQSWQKQKTLFQEELAAEKRKLSQLQQQLEHAKDLHDQLEARWKQEEKAKGELLTQASSVRKEKEQIEASAKSKGDAIKSKAEANLQKCKDDIKKLEKEISQLRSQTDSSKIAALRRGIDGSYASRLTYIRNSPSPKDPPVPYIPGIVAKVQEYSGTGGVKRERECVMCLSEEMSVVFLPCAHQVVCTMCNELHEKQGMKDCPSCRSPIQRRIPVRYARS; encoded by the exons ATGGCTTCAATGGTTGCAAAGGCCAGTAGCACTGCCAGTCAAGTATTGCCTGTTATGCCAGTCCAAGAGAAAGGAAGTAGGAATAAGAGAAAATTCCGAGCCGATCCTCCCCTTGGGGATCCAAATAAGACTCTCTCTTTGACTCAAAGTGAGTGTGCAAGTTATGAATTCTCAGCTGAGAAATTTGAAGCTACCCCAATCCATGGACATCCGAGTGGGTGTGAGATGTGTAGTGTTAGCCAAGATCATTCAGATGCTTTGAAACTTGACCTTGGATTGTCCCCTGCATTGGGGTCATCTGAGATGTGTCCAAGCCGGTCTGAAGAGGAAACCGAGGCAGCAGATGGCTTCCATGATGCTGATTGGAGCGACCTTACAGAATCCCAGCTTGAAGAACTTGTTTTGAGCAACTTGGACACAATTTTCAAGAGTGCTATTAGAAAAATTGTTGCTTGTGGTTTCAGCGAAGAAGTTGCTACGAAGGCTGTTTTGAGGTCTGGGCTTTGTTATGGTTGCAAAGACACTGTGTCAAATATAGTGGACAACACTCTGGCATTTCTTAGAAGTGGCCAAGAGTTTGATCCATCAAGGGAGCATTGCTTTGAGGATTTACAGCAGATGGAGAAGTACATATTGGCAGAGCTGGTTTGTGTTCTTCAAGAGGTTAGGCCTTTCTTCAGCACAGGAGATGCAATGTGGTGCTTGTTGATATGTGATATGAATGTCTCGCATGCTTGTGCAATGGATTGTGAGTCCTTGAGTGGCTTAGCTGGAGACGGGGTTCCCAGTTGGAACAATTCTGTTCCCACCCAGTCCCAGTCGAGAACAGAGACAAAAAATTCTGAACTCAGTCTGCCAAGTCCCTGCAAACCAAGTCCTTCCGTTGCTTGTGCTCATACTTGTCAATGTGAGACAGCTGCCATGCCTTCAATTCCTTTTGTTCATAGTTCCCAGTCTGAGACACCCACTGTCCCAGTGTTTCCAAACCTTATAAAACAAAAGAATTCCTTTGTTCTAAATGGACTTGTTCCAGAAAAACTGACCTCGATACCTGCTTCTGATGGTGTGGATAAATCATTTGGTGCTGTAGGAACAATGCAATCTCATGCACCTGAAGAAAAGTTTGCAGGTAGTAGAAAGATTTCTGGTATTAGCAAGAGAGAATATATTCTACGACAGAAGTCACTTCATCTAGAGAAAAGCTACCGTACCTACGGTTCTAAAGGATCTTCCAGAGCTGGAAAAGTAAGCAGTTTGGGTGGTCTAATTTTGGATAAGAAACTAAAATCTCTTTCAGATTCTCCAGGTATTAATGTTAAAAGTGCTTCCCTGAAGCTAAGACAAACAATGGGAATTGATGTGCCTCAAGACAATGTAAACCATACTTCATCAACTAATGTTGTTGGACTTTCCTCGCCTGAGGTATTGAACTTGGAGACAGTAAATACTCTTTCCACCTTGCCTAAAACCAGTGTCCCATCTACAATACCTACAGCCAGCACACCAACGTCTTTATCAGCTGCTGATACTGAGCTTTCACTTTCACTTGCTACAAAAGGCAATTCTGATTCATCATCCATCAGCAGCAATGTGGAAACTCCTAATTGTAGTTATGCCAGGGTACCATATGATAAGTTGCTGGGACAGTGTTTCCCGCAGGTCAAGAAAGATGAAATGATGTTGAAGTTGGTTTCAAGAGTGCGGGAACTGCAAAATCAGCTGCAGGAGTGGACGGAGTGGGCCAACCAGAAGGTTATGCAGGCTGCCAGAAGGCTAAGTAAGGACAAAGCTGAACTTAAGACTCTGaggcaagagaaagaagaggtaGAACGGCTTAAAAAAGAGAAGCAAACTTTGGAGGAAAACACCATGAAGAAGCTTTCTGAGATGGAGAATGCCTTGTGTAAAGCCAGTGGCCAGGTTGAGGGAGCTAATGCTGCTGTTCGGAGACTTGAGGTGGAGAATGCTGCATTAAGGCAAGAGATGGAAGGTGCTAAATTACAAGCTGCACAGTCAGCTGCAAGTTGCCAGGAGGTGTTGATGAGGGAGAAGAAGACATTGATGAAATTTCAGTCATGGCAGAAGCAGAAGACCTTGTTTCAGGAGGAACTGGCAGCTGAAAAGCGCAAGCTGTCACAGCTGCAGCAGCAACTGGAACATGCTAAAGATCTACATGATCAGCTTGAG GCTAGATGGAAGCAGGAAGAAAAGGCGAAGGGAGAACTACTTACCCAGGCCAGTTcagtaagaaaagaaaaggaacaaatTGAAGCTTCAGCTAAATCAAAAGGGGATGCAATCAAATCTAAAGCAGAAGCCAATCTGCAGAAGTGCAAAGATGATATTAAGAAGCTTGAGAAAGAAATCTCCCAATTGAGATCGCAGACTGACTCCTCCAAAATAGCTGCTTTAAGAAGAGGCATAGATGGAAGCTATGCTAGCAGGCTGACTTACATTAGAAATTCCCCGTCTCCTAAAGATCCCCCGGTGCCTTATATCCCTGGAATAGTGGCAAAAGTTCAGGAATACTCTGGGACGGGAGGTGTGAAACGTGAACGGGAGTGCGTGATGTGCCTTTCTGAGGAGATGTCGGTGGTTTTTCTCCCGTGCGCTCATCAGGTAGTCTGCACAATGTGCAATGAACTCCATGAAAAACAGGGAATGAAGGACTGCCCTTCATGTAGGAGCCCCATCCAAAGGCGAATTCCTGTACGCTATGCTCGCTCTTAG
- the LOC127800203 gene encoding LOW QUALITY PROTEIN: uncharacterized protein LOC127800203 (The sequence of the model RefSeq protein was modified relative to this genomic sequence to represent the inferred CDS: inserted 1 base in 1 codon), which yields MQSRNVRAGVCSNQLSSLLRIVDRKFRCLCSRIRWLIWRRPKPRVVIKRFGKLKARIRHGGKARTNPATHGGGAALLARPIRIATFNVAMFSLAPAVPKAEKSVVFVHEEEDYLKINRQSKSVKNQPKSILKQSPLHPMAKSPEHVSEKTSLIKSKLKVSINLPDNEISLAHNKVLGAVGDDTEAIKNRSHAPLRSPVCFPAGMFNYMDDGSLRGSRTILDVLREVDADIVALQDVKAEEEKHMKPLSDLARALAMNYVFAESWAPEYGNAILSRWPIKHWRVQKIFDDQDFRNVLRATIDVPYIGEVNFHCTQLDHLDENWRMKQMNAIFQSNDGPHILAGGLNSLDATDYSSERWADIVKYYEKIGKPTPKVEVMKLLKAKGYSDAKNFAGECEPXVIIAKGQNVQGTCKYGTRVDYVLASPDLGCKFVPGSYSVVSSKGTSDHHIVKAEIVKAVGSGRQERVKQKVVRMTKLLFCEGGNMANSPLISSPRA from the exons ATGCAGTCAAGAAATGTTAGAGCAGGTGTGTGCAGTAACCAATTGTCCTCTCTACTGCGCATTGTTGACAGGAAATTTCGATGCTTGTGCTCGAGGATACGGTGGCTGATATGGAGAAGGCCAAAGCCAAGAGTCGTCATCAAGAGATTTGGGAAGCTGAAGGCAAGGATTCGGCATGGAGGGAAAGCAAGAACCAACCCTGCAACTCATGGTGGTGGTGCTGCCTTGCTGGCAAGGCCAATACGTATCGCCACATTTAATGTTGCCATGTTCTCTCTTGCACCTGCTGTTCCAAAGGCTGAGAAATCAGTTGTTTTTGTTCATGAAGAGGAGGATTATTTGAAGATTAATAGGCAGTCAAAGTCTGTTAAGAATCAGCCGAAGAGCATACTGAAGCAATCTCCTCTGCATCCCATGGCAAAGAGTCCTGAGCATGTTTCCGAGAAGACAAGCCTCATAAAGTCAAAACTGAAGGTTTCAATTAATCTTCCCGATAATGAGATCTCGTTGGCCCACAACAAGGTTCTCGGTGCTGTTGGAGATGATACGGAGGCCATTAAGAATAGAAGCCATGCTCCATTGAGGTCTCCTGTGTGCTTCCCTGCCGGAATGTTCAATTACATGGATGATGGGAGCCTGAGAGGCAGCAGAACCATTCTTGATGTACTTAGAGAGGTTGATGCTGATATCGTGGCTCTGCAAGATGTGAAGGCTGAGGAGGAGAAACACATGAAGCCCCTCTCTGATTTGGCTCGTGCATTGGCTATGAATTATGTATTTGCTGAGAGCTGGGCTCCAGAGTATGGGAATGCAATCTTGTCCAGATGGCCGATTAAGCATTGGAGAGTTCAGAAAATCTTTGATGATCAAGATTTCAg GAATGTGTTGAGGGCTACAATTGATGTCCCGTACATAGGAGAAGTAAACTTCCACTGTACCCAACTTGACCATCTAGATGAGAATTGGAGGATGAAGCAGATGAATGCAATATTCCAATCAAATGATGGCCCTCACATATTGGCAGGGGGTCTCAACTCTCTGGACGCCACAGATTACTCATCGGAGAGATGGGCAGATATTGTCAAA TACTATGAAAAGATAGGAAAGCCTACACCAAAGGTTGAGGTGATGAAGCTCTTGAAGGCGAAAGGTTACAGCGATGCAAAGAACTTTGCAGGGGAGTGTGAGC TGGTGATAATTGCCAAAGGCCAAA ATGTGCAGGGAACGTGTAAATACGGCACAAGAGTGGATTATGTGCTGGCTTCGCCGGATTTGGGCTGCAAGTTTGTTCCTGGATCATACTCTGTCGTCTCCTCCAAAGGTACTTCTGATCACCACATAGTCAAGGCTGAGATTGTGAAGGCAGTTGGCAGTGGTAGACAGGAAAGAGTGAAGCAGAAGGTGGTGAGGATGACGAAGCTCTTGTTCTGCGAAGGGGGGAATATGGCAAATAGCCCGCTGATCTCTTCTCCAAGAGCTTGA
- the LOC127800348 gene encoding pyruvate, phosphate dikinase, chloroplastic isoform X2, which translates to MSATVKDMIIARSRVALKHKYGDQSQFDTQRGGRSTVHVNRLAGRARPVRCQELQISANGFGNLKQGKQLQAILTPVSDPAPTTKKRVFTFGKGKSEGNKGMKSLLGGKGANLAEMASIGLSVPPGLTISTEACQEYQLNGKKLPDGLWEEILEGLESVEEDMGAFLGDPSKPLLLSVRSGAAISMPGMMDTVLNLGLNDEVVAGLAAKSGERFAYDSYRRFLDMFGDVVMGISHSLFEEKLENLKNVKGVKLDTELTASDLKELVEQYKSVYIEARGENFPSDPKKQLQLAIKAVFDSWDSSRAIKYRSINQITGLKGTAVNIQCMVFGNMGNTSGTGVLFTRNPSTGEKKLYGEFLINAQGEDVVAGIRTPEHLDTMENCMPDAYKELVENCEILERHYKDMMDIEFTVQDNRLWMLQCRSGKRTGKCAVKIAVDMVNEGLVDTRTAIKMVEPQHLDQLLHPQFEDPSAYKDKVVAKGLPASPGAAVGQVVFSADDAEAWHAQGKSAILVRTETSPEDVGGMHVATGILTARGGMTSHAAVVARGWGKCCVSGCADIRVNDAEKVVLVGDKVIHEGEWISLNGSTGEVILGKQPLSPPALSGDLEIFMSWADKIRRIKVMANADTPEDAFTARNNGAEGIGLCRTEHMFFASDERIKAVRKMIMAVTLEQRKAALDLLLPYQRSDFEGIFRAMDGLPVTIRLLDPPLHEFLPEGDLEHIVHELTADTGMTEDDVYSRIEKLSEVNPMLGFRGCRLGISYPELTEMQVRAIFQAAVNMSNQGVKIFPEIMVPLIGTPQELGHQVRLIRDVAKKVFSEMGSSLGYKVGTMIEIPRAALVADEIAKEAEFFSFGTNDLTQMTFGYSRDDVGKFLPIYLSKGILQHDPFEVLDQKGVGQLIKLATEKGRAARPSLKN; encoded by the exons ATGTCTGCAACTGTGAAGGATATGATTATTGCAAGGTCGAGAGTGGCGTTGAAGCACAAGTATGGAGATCAGAGCCAGTTTGATACTCAGAGAGGGGGCCGGTCCACGGTTCATGTGAACCGGCTGGCCGGTCGTGCCCGGCCGGTTCGGTGTCAGGAGCTGCAGATCAGTGCAAATGGATTTGGCAACTTGAAGCAGGGGAAGCAGCTGCAAGCCATCCTGACTCCGGTTTCAGATCCTGCACCAACTACCAAGAAG AGAGTGTTTACCTTTGGCAAGGGGAAGAGTGAAGGCAACAAGGGCATGAAGTCCTTG TTGGGAGGTAAAGGAGCAAACTTGGCAGAAATGGCGAGCATTGGTTTGTCAGTGCCACCAGGGCTTACAATATCAACAGAAGCATGCCAAGAGTATCAGCTCAATGGCAAAAAACTACCAGATGGACTGTGGGAAGAGATATTGGAAGGCTTAGAGAGCGTTGAAGAGGACATGGGGGCATTTCTGGGTGACCCTTCAAAGCCACTCCTCCTTTCTGTCCGCTCTGGCGCCGCT ATTTCCATGCCTGGCATGATGGACACCGTTCTCAACCTTGGACTGAATGATGAAGTGGTTGCTGGTTTGGCTGCAAAAAGTGGAGAGCGATTCGCGTACGACTCATACAGACGCTTTCTGGACATGTTTGGAGATGTT GTAATGGGAATTTCACATTCATTATTTGAGGAGaaactggaaaatttgaagaatgTGAAAGGTGTCAAGCTTGATACTGAACTTACAGCCTCCGATCTTAAAGAGCTAGTGGAACAATACAAGAGTGTTTATATTGAAGCAAGGGGGGAAAATTTTCCTTCAG ACCCAAAGAAACAATTGCAGTTGGCTATCAAGGCGGTTTTTGATTCCTGGGACAGTTCGAGAGCCATCAAGTATCGGAGCATTAACCAGATAACTGGGTTAAAGGGTACAGCAGTAAACATTCAATGCATGGTGTTTGGAAACATGGGAAATACATCAGGGACAGGGGTCCTCTTCACTAGGAATCCGAGCACTGGTGAAAAGAAGCTCTATGGGGAGTTTCTGATCAATGCCCAG GGAGAGGATGTAGTAGCTGGAATAAGAACACCAGAGCACTTGGACACCATGGAAAACTGCATGCCTGACGCTTACAAGGAGCTTGTGGAGAACTGTGAAATTTTAGAACGACATTACAAGGATATGATG GATATAGAATTCACGGTTCAAGATAATAGGCTTTGGATGCTGCAATGCCGTTCAGGCAAGCGTACAGGAAAATGTGCAGTGAAGATTGCTGTAGACATGGTTAATGAAGGCCTTGTTGACACTCGCACTGCAATCAAGATGGTGGAACCACAGCATCTCGATCAACTCCTCCATCCCCAG TTTGAAGATCCATCAGCTTACAAAGACAAAGTAGTTGCCAAGGGGTTGCCTGCATCTCCGGGAGCTGCTGTGGGGCAGGTTGTATTCAGTGCTGATGATGCTGAAGCATGGCATGCACAAGGAAAGAGTGCCATCTTG GTGAGGACAGAAACAAGTCCAGAGGATGTGGGTGGTATGCATGTAGCCACTGGGATATTGACAGCTAGAGGTGGCATGACATCTCATGCAGCTGTTGTAGCCCGAGGATGGGGAAAGTGCTGTGTTTCTGGTTGTGCTGATATCCGTGTTAATGATGCTGAGAAG GTTGTTTTGGTTGGAGACAAGGTTATTCATGAAGGAGAATGGATTTCACTCAATGGTTCCACAGGAGAGGTGATCTTAGGCAAACAACCACTCTCCCCTCCGGCTCTGAGTGGCGATTTGGAGATCTTCATGTCTTGGGCTGACAAAATAAGGCGTATCAAG GTTATGGCAAATGCTGACACCCCAGAAGATGCATTCACAGCAAGAAATAATGGGGCCGAAGGAATTGGACTTTGCAGGACAGAACACATG TTCTTCGCTTCTGATGAGAGGATAAAAGCTGTGAGAAAGATGATAATGGCTGTAACACTGGAACAGAGGAAGGCAGCATTGGACCTGTTGTTACCTTATCAAAGATCAGACTTTGAGGGCATTTTCCGAGCAATGGATG GTCTGCCGGTGACAATTCGGCTGTTAGACCCTCCACTCCATGAATTTCTACCAGAAGGTGACTTGGAGCACATTGTGCATGAACTAACTGCAGACACTGGCATGACAGAAGATGATGTTTACTCGAGGATTGAGAAATTATCTGAAGTAAATCCCATGCTTGGTTTTCGAGGTTGCAG GCTAGGCATATCTTACCCGGAGCTAACAGAAATGCAAGTGCGAGCTATATTTCAGGCTGCTGTGAACATGAGCAACCAAGGAGTCAAGATCTTCCCAGAGATAATGGTTCCCCTTATTGGAACACCCCAG GAGCTAGGACATCAAGTACGTTTGATTCGCGATGTTGCAAAGAAAGTGTTCTCAGAGATGGGTTCCTCATTGGGCTACAAAGTTGGGACCATGATTGAAATTCCTAGAGCTGCTCTGGTTGCAGATGAG ATTGCAAAGGAGGCAGAATTCTTCTCCTTTGGGACCAATGATCTCACCCAAATGACATTCGGCTACAGTAGAGATGATGTCGGCAAATTTCTCCCCATATACCTATCTAAAGGCATTCTCCAACATGATCCATTTGAG GTACTCGATCAGAAAGGCGTGGGTCAACTCATCAAGCTTGCCACCGAAAAAGGCCGAGCAGCTAGGCCAAGCTTGAAG AACTAG
- the LOC127800349 gene encoding LOW QUALITY PROTEIN: uncharacterized protein LOC127800349 (The sequence of the model RefSeq protein was modified relative to this genomic sequence to represent the inferred CDS: deleted 1 base in 1 codon) yields the protein MANECGIESYVVVHNIAKRHNVGTLARSATAFGVSELILVGRRDFNAFGNHGSASHLRFRHFHSLSDARLFLKERDCDICGVEITDEAIAVDRHPFKRSTAFLLGNEGIGLSAKECEICDFFVYIPQYGCGTASLNVTVAASIVLHHFGVWAGFSERTRDGNKFVVAERPVKQVRRNYCAETADSIVEERKLRRENASNGFFEENGKNDSSANLLDALFADQ from the exons ATGGCGAATGAATGTGGAATCGAGAGCTACGTGGTGGTACACAACATAGCAAAGAGGCACAACGTGGGCACGCTGGCGCGG AGCGCGACGGCGTTTGGCGTGTCGGAGCTTATACTGGTGGGCCGCCGCGACTTCAATGCCTTCGGTAACCACGGCTCCGCCTCCCACCTCCGCTTCCGCCACTTCCATTCCCTCTCCGACGCCCGCCTCTTCCTCAAG GAAAGAGATTGCGATATATGCGGGGTCGAGATCACGGACGAAGCCATTGCCGTGGATCGACACCCTTTCAAGAGGAGCACTGCTTTCCTTCTTGGCAATGAG GGAATTGGCCTATCTGCTAAAGAATGTGAGATATGTGATTTCTTTgtttatattccacaatatggATGTGGCACGGCTTCACTAAATGTTACAGTAGCAGCTTCAATTGTTTTACATCACTTTGGAG TTTGGGCAGGATTCTCTGAGAGAACCCGTGACGGGAATAAGTTTGTTGTAGCTGAAAGGCCTGTGAAACAGGTGAGACGGAACTACTGTGCAGAAACGGCAGATTCTATCGTTGAGGAGCGAAAATTGAGAAGAGAAAATGCGTCTAACGGATTTTTTGAAGAGAACGGAAAGAATGATTCATCTGCTAATCTTCTGGATGCACTGTTTGCGGATCAGTGA